A part of Streptomyces sp. NBC_00557 genomic DNA contains:
- a CDS encoding helix-turn-helix domain-containing protein, with translation MDRQTLQDPVGSSAGGESRTRVLDVLRAAPDGAGVRDIAEQTGLHPNTVRFHLDALVKEGLAESRTEGRGRPGRPRPV, from the coding sequence GTGGACAGGCAGACGTTGCAGGATCCGGTCGGCTCCTCCGCCGGGGGCGAGAGCCGGACCCGCGTACTCGACGTACTGCGCGCCGCGCCCGATGGAGCGGGCGTACGGGACATCGCCGAACAGACCGGCCTGCACCCCAACACCGTCCGGTTCCACCTCGACGCACTGGTCAAGGAGGGGCTCGCCGAGTCCCGCACGGAGGGGCGCGGCCGGCCCGGCAGGCCCCGCCCCGTCTAG